The Paenibacillus dendritiformis region ACAGGCTTCGCGTAAACATAGGAATGATCCCGCCCATGAATGCCTGTCAGCACAATGCCGTCTTGTTCATCGTTGATCCAGGCAATCGAGAAGCTCAATTCGCTCCCATGCTCTGCAAAGGCGTTGTAACGCTGAATGCCGACATGGGACTTCATTCTGGCAGCGGCTCCTTCCAGCTGCTGAATGCGCCGTTGATGCTGCTCGATTCCGCTCCGCAACCGGCTCATGTCATCATGCATGCTGGACAACACCAGATCGAGCTGCTCGACGCCGCTCTCCCCCATGATGGACATGTATTTCCGCCGCAGCTTGCGAAGCTTCACGCCCTGAATCCATACCAATAATAGTAACATAAGAGATAACCCTGCCGTACACAGTACGACCAGCGGTAACCAATCATTCCATAACTCATTCA contains the following coding sequences:
- a CDS encoding DUF4446 family protein, with the translated sequence MMNELWNDWLPLVVLCTAGLSLMLLLLVWIQGVKLRKLRRKYMSIMGESGVEQLDLVLSSMHDDMSRLRSGIEQHQRRIQQLEGAAARMKSHVGIQRYNAFAEHGSELSFSIAWINDEQDGIVLTGIHGRDHSYVYAKPVEKGQSTYSLSPEEKQALEAAAASRGQAATAKADRD